One stretch of Paenibacillus sp. AN1007 DNA includes these proteins:
- a CDS encoding acyl-CoA dehydrogenase family protein — MELNEQQLRCKQEAASYTNQYVIPYAAFHDREERLHPEVIESLKSSGYLGSMIPKEYGGLGLDPISVGVLNEEIGRGCSSVRSLLTVHGMVAIAILKFGSEQMRSHWLPRLASGEVLGAFGLSEPGIGSDAKSIETQAEPEEDNYRLNGRKKWITMGLIADVFLIFAQVNDKPTAFLIERKSPGFGVQPIQGMLGVKGSMLAELHLEDCRVAKDSMLGRPGMGVSMVALHCLDYGRYTVAWGCVGLGQACLEASLSHAGSRQQFGVLLQDNQLIQKMLTEMIVEVKAARLLCYQAGYLKEVMDPDSIMETWTAKYHAADMVNKAAHRAVQILGAKGRSTESPVERFYRDARVNEIIEGTTQMHEMVIASYAASTHQSVQEEAVHS, encoded by the coding sequence ATGGAATTGAACGAGCAGCAGCTTCGCTGTAAGCAGGAGGCTGCCTCATATACGAACCAGTATGTTATCCCCTACGCGGCTTTTCATGATCGGGAAGAAAGGCTTCATCCTGAAGTGATTGAATCGTTGAAATCTTCAGGTTATCTAGGCTCCATGATTCCGAAGGAATATGGCGGGCTGGGTCTTGATCCGATATCAGTTGGTGTGCTGAATGAGGAGATTGGACGAGGCTGTTCGTCTGTACGAAGCCTGCTCACCGTGCATGGTATGGTTGCCATTGCCATTTTGAAATTTGGATCTGAACAGATGCGTTCCCACTGGCTTCCGCGGCTGGCATCAGGTGAGGTTCTCGGCGCTTTTGGACTTAGTGAACCGGGTATCGGGAGTGATGCGAAAAGCATTGAAACGCAGGCCGAACCGGAGGAGGATAACTACCGCCTGAACGGCAGGAAGAAATGGATTACGATGGGGCTCATAGCGGATGTGTTCCTGATCTTTGCCCAAGTGAATGATAAACCTACGGCATTTCTGATTGAACGGAAGAGCCCGGGATTTGGCGTACAGCCTATACAGGGCATGCTGGGGGTTAAAGGTTCGATGCTGGCTGAGCTGCATCTGGAGGACTGCCGGGTCGCCAAAGACAGCATGTTAGGCCGGCCGGGAATGGGCGTATCCATGGTTGCGCTGCACTGTTTGGATTATGGACGTTATACCGTAGCATGGGGCTGTGTTGGGCTTGGTCAGGCATGTCTGGAGGCTTCCTTAAGCCATGCTGGCAGCCGCCAACAGTTCGGGGTGCTTTTACAGGATAATCAGCTGATTCAGAAGATGCTTACCGAGATGATCGTCGAAGTCAAGGCAGCACGGCTTCTGTGTTATCAGGCCGGATATTTAAAAGAGGTGATGGACCCCGATTCCATCATGGAGACATGGACAGCGAAATATCATGCAGCAGACATGGTCAACAAGGCGGCGCACCGGGCGGTGCAGATTCTTGGGGCCAAAGGCCGGAGCACCGAGTCTCCGGTTGAACGCTTCTACCGCGATGCCCGGGTGAACGAAATCATAGAAGGCACGACACAGATGCATGAGATGGTTATTGCTTCATATGCTGCAAGCACCCACCAATCCGTACAAGAGGAGGCTGTACATTCATGA